In 'Nostoc azollae' 0708, the following are encoded in one genomic region:
- a CDS encoding translation initiation factor: protein MSSSNPKSDKRFVYQEFGKGISPALERGVECGIQDLPPNQQNVRVQATRAGRKGKTVTIITGFQTKPENLAALLKQLKTQCGTGGTLKENEIEIQGDHKQKILEILIKLGYKAKISGG, encoded by the coding sequence ATGTCTTCTTCCAATCCCAAATCAGACAAACGCTTTGTTTACCAAGAATTTGGTAAGGGTATCTCACCTGCATTAGAACGTGGTGTAGAATGCGGAATCCAAGATTTACCACCAAATCAGCAAAATGTGAGAGTACAAGCTACTCGTGCTGGACGCAAAGGTAAAACTGTGACAATAATTACCGGGTTTCAAACTAAACCAGAAAATTTGGCTGCTTTATTAAAACAGTTAAAAACCCAATGCGGTACAGGTGGAACTCTGAAAGAGAACGAAATTGAAATTCAGGGAGATCATAAACAGAAAATATTAGAGATTTTAATCAAGCTTGGTTACAAAGCCAAAATCAGCGGTGGTTAA
- a CDS encoding Gfo/Idh/MocA family protein, producing the protein MIGVAVVGTGFGQKVHIPAFQAHHKTEIVAIYHRDIHRAKAIAATYNIPHASDNLTEILALLEVQAVSISTPPFLHYEMAKQVLQSGKHILLEKPITLNANEAKELYLLAKNQGVIASVDFEFRFVPAWQLFSQLLSSNSVGNLRLIKIDWLGSSRADTSRRWNWYSSQEEGGGALGSLGSHAFDYINWLFGSVNRLNAHLSTAITARTNPETGELKPVDTDDNCLLTLELANGIPCQVSISAVVYADRPHWLEVYGDKGTLVLGSYNQKDYIHGFRVWGSQPGQPLQEIEIPQHLLFPQHYNDGRICAFLHVVDQWVKGIETKQETTPSLYEGMYSQLLMDLSYKSNQLKTWVDVPSIESFLARNTQL; encoded by the coding sequence ATGATTGGTGTTGCAGTTGTCGGTACTGGATTTGGTCAGAAAGTACATATTCCCGCATTTCAAGCCCATCACAAAACAGAGATAGTTGCTATTTATCATCGAGATATTCATAGAGCTAAGGCCATAGCCGCAACTTATAATATCCCCCATGCTAGTGATAATCTAACAGAAATTCTCGCTTTACTAGAAGTGCAAGCAGTCAGCATTTCCACACCGCCATTTTTACACTATGAAATGGCAAAACAAGTCCTGCAATCTGGTAAACATATTTTACTAGAAAAACCCATCACCTTAAATGCAAACGAAGCCAAAGAACTATATCTTTTAGCTAAAAATCAAGGTGTAATTGCATCTGTAGATTTTGAATTTCGCTTTGTTCCCGCATGGCAACTGTTTTCTCAGCTTCTATCCTCAAACTCTGTGGGTAATTTGCGCTTAATCAAAATTGATTGGTTGGGTTCTTCCCGTGCAGATACATCCCGTCGTTGGAATTGGTATTCTAGTCAAGAAGAAGGTGGAGGTGCATTAGGTTCTTTAGGTTCTCATGCTTTTGATTATATTAACTGGTTATTCGGTTCAGTTAACAGATTAAACGCCCATTTGAGTACAGCTATTACTGCCAGAACTAACCCAGAGACTGGAGAATTAAAACCAGTAGATACAGATGATAATTGTTTACTAACTTTAGAATTAGCAAATGGTATACCTTGCCAAGTTTCTATTAGTGCAGTTGTTTATGCAGACAGACCACATTGGCTAGAAGTATATGGAGATAAAGGGACATTAGTTTTAGGAAGCTATAACCAAAAAGATTATATTCACGGTTTCCGGGTTTGGGGTTCACAACCAGGTCAACCTTTACAAGAAATAGAAATTCCTCAACATTTACTCTTTCCCCAACATTATAATGATGGTCGGATTTGTGCATTTCTGCATGTGGTAGACCAATGGGTAAAAGGAATTGAAACCAAGCAGGAAACTACACCCTCTTTGTATGAGGGTATGTATTCTCAATTATTAATGGATTTATCCTATAAATCCAATCAATTAAAAACCTGGGTAGATGTACCAAGTATAGAATCATTCTTAGCTAGAAATACTCAATTATAA
- a CDS encoding YqaE/Pmp3 family membrane protein gives MDLVRILCAVFLPPLGVFLQVGFAWDFWINIVLTLFGYIPGIIHAVWIIAKK, from the coding sequence ATGGATTTAGTACGGATTTTATGCGCGGTTTTTCTGCCACCTTTAGGAGTATTTTTGCAAGTAGGTTTCGCTTGGGATTTTTGGATTAATATCGTTTTGACGTTGTTCGGTTATATTCCGGGAATTATCCACGCGGTTTGGATAATTGCCAAGAAGTAA